Proteins encoded by one window of Rouxiella chamberiensis:
- a CDS encoding chromate transporter, with the protein MNSEQTLQHHGVTPDCRALFFGFFILGLTGFGGVLPMARRLIVEKKQWLSGDAFTELLGLCQFLPGGNIINLSVALGNEFHGLRGALAALLGLICAPTAIVVGLGLVYARYQNDVIVEHLFAGLAAGAAGLLLSTGIKMLLPLKGKWLPLALVAVGIVAIAGLRLPMLLVMLVLAPISILLYWKSQK; encoded by the coding sequence ATGAACAGTGAACAGACGTTGCAACACCACGGCGTAACGCCGGACTGCCGCGCGCTGTTTTTTGGTTTCTTTATTCTCGGCCTGACCGGTTTCGGCGGCGTCCTGCCGATGGCGCGACGATTGATCGTCGAGAAAAAACAGTGGTTAAGCGGGGATGCGTTCACCGAACTGCTGGGCCTGTGTCAATTTCTGCCCGGCGGCAACATCATTAATCTGTCGGTGGCGCTCGGCAACGAATTTCACGGACTGCGCGGGGCGCTCGCGGCATTGCTTGGGCTGATTTGCGCCCCCACGGCCATCGTCGTCGGGCTGGGTCTGGTGTATGCCCGCTATCAGAACGACGTCATCGTCGAGCATCTGTTTGCCGGTCTGGCCGCCGGGGCTGCCGGGCTGCTGCTCTCCACCGGCATCAAGATGCTGCTACCCCTGAAAGGCAAATGGCTGCCGCTGGCGCTGGTTGCCGTCGGGATTGTCGCCATCGCCGGACTACGCCTGCCGATGCTGCTGGTGATGCTGGTTCTTGCGCCCATCAGCATCCTGCTGTACTGGAAGAGTCAGAAATGA
- a CDS encoding chromate transporter has product MISVLITLALLFTQLSVMAFGGGNTILPEMQREVVQNHHWMSAQEFSALFALAQAAPGPNMMIVPLVGWQVAGWAGLLVSSLAKFGPSSIITLIVMRSWKRYKDKPWRRIVQSGLVPVTVGLVVSSGLLIAEASATSLALGGIILLCTLLAMNKKLHPLWVLAIGAVLGLLFA; this is encoded by the coding sequence ATGATCAGTGTATTAATCACGTTGGCGCTGCTGTTTACCCAGCTTTCCGTCATGGCGTTTGGCGGCGGCAATACGATTTTGCCCGAGATGCAGCGCGAAGTGGTGCAGAATCATCACTGGATGAGCGCGCAGGAATTCAGCGCCCTGTTTGCGCTGGCGCAGGCGGCACCCGGCCCGAACATGATGATTGTTCCACTGGTGGGCTGGCAGGTTGCCGGATGGGCGGGTCTGCTGGTGTCTTCGCTTGCCAAGTTCGGCCCGTCTTCCATCATCACGCTTATCGTGATGCGCAGCTGGAAACGCTACAAAGACAAGCCGTGGCGGCGCATTGTGCAGAGCGGACTGGTGCCGGTGACCGTCGGGCTGGTGGTGTCCAGCGGCCTGCTCATCGCCGAAGCCTCGGCGACCAGTCTGGCACTCGGAGGTATTATCCTTCTTTGCACCCTGCTGGCGATGAACAAAAAACTGCATCCCCTGTGGGTGCTGGCTATCGGAGCCGTGCTCGGCCTCCTCTTTGCCTGA
- a CDS encoding YgdI/YgdR family lipoprotein, which translates to MKKAMLLPLAAVLSVVALTGCTRTSYAIHTNDARTIVSDGKPMDTEAGMLGYTDAWGMKKQINKADVKEVSEIPN; encoded by the coding sequence ATGAAAAAGGCAATGTTGTTACCGCTTGCAGCTGTGCTGTCTGTTGTTGCCCTGACAGGATGTACCCGTACGAGTTATGCGATTCATACCAATGATGCACGAACGATTGTCAGCGATGGCAAGCCGATGGACACGGAAGCCGGCATGCTTGGCTATACGGATGCCTGGGGCATGAAGAAGCAAATCAACAAGGCAGATGTCAAAGAAGTGTCTGAAATTCCAAACTGA
- a CDS encoding YgdI/YgdR family lipoprotein, with protein MKKSMLAALVLTTLSVVTLTGCSSNQSIKTTDGRTIVTDGKPQVDSDTGLVSYKNAQTGQTEQINRDQISNMSELDN; from the coding sequence ATGAAAAAATCAATGCTTGCCGCCCTGGTGCTGACCACACTTTCCGTCGTAACCCTGACCGGATGCTCCTCCAATCAGTCGATCAAGACGACCGATGGCCGCACTATCGTGACCGACGGTAAACCGCAGGTCGACAGCGATACGGGTCTGGTGTCCTATAAAAATGCCCAGACCGGTCAAACCGAGCAGATCAATCGTGACCAGATTAGCAACATGAGTGAATTAGATAACTAA
- the amyA gene encoding alpha-amylase, producing MENPTLLQFFHWYYPEGGKLWPEVAEKAEWLANTGITMVWLPPAYKGDGGASSVGYDTYDLFDLGEFDQKGTVATKYGDKTQLVAAVEKLRAHNVGVLLDVVLNHKMGADEKEQILVNRVKEDNREEIEEEVVQAEAWTKFTFAGRQGEYSKFIWNHQCFSGVDHIENPDENGVFKIVNEYTAEGWNTEVDDEFGNFDYLMGANIDFRNNAVREELHYWARWIMEQVPCTGFRLDAVKHIPAWFYKEWIDKLQEAAPHPMYLVAEYWTFELERLQQYIHQVDGKTMLFDAPLLLNFHHASKQGKDYDLTKIFDNTLVQADPWHAVTIVANHDTQPLQSLEIPVEPWFKPLAYALILLREQGVPAVFYPDLFSASYEDSGDDGQTHQIDLPAVDVLPTLIKARQDYAWGIQTDYLDDANCIAFVRSGTAEKPGCVVVMSNGDEGFKDIILGDSFAGSQWKDITGNADYQVECNQEGSGHFGCKAGSVSVWIKE from the coding sequence ATGGAAAATCCAACGCTGTTGCAGTTTTTTCACTGGTACTATCCGGAAGGCGGAAAGCTTTGGCCTGAAGTGGCCGAAAAAGCCGAATGGCTGGCGAATACGGGCATCACCATGGTGTGGCTTCCACCGGCCTATAAAGGCGACGGCGGGGCTTCTTCCGTAGGCTATGACACTTATGACCTGTTCGATCTGGGCGAGTTTGACCAGAAAGGCACGGTAGCCACCAAATACGGCGACAAAACCCAGCTTGTGGCCGCGGTTGAAAAACTGCGTGCGCACAATGTGGGCGTGCTGCTGGATGTGGTACTCAACCACAAGATGGGGGCCGACGAGAAAGAGCAAATCCTCGTCAATCGTGTGAAGGAAGACAACCGCGAAGAGATTGAAGAAGAAGTGGTGCAGGCCGAAGCCTGGACCAAATTCACCTTCGCCGGACGTCAGGGCGAATATTCCAAATTCATCTGGAATCATCAGTGTTTCAGCGGCGTCGATCACATCGAAAATCCCGACGAAAACGGCGTATTCAAGATTGTGAATGAATACACCGCCGAAGGCTGGAACACGGAGGTCGACGACGAGTTCGGCAACTTCGATTATCTGATGGGCGCCAATATCGATTTTCGCAACAACGCCGTGCGCGAAGAACTGCACTATTGGGCGCGCTGGATTATGGAGCAGGTGCCGTGCACCGGTTTCCGTCTGGATGCGGTCAAACATATTCCGGCCTGGTTCTACAAGGAGTGGATCGACAAGCTGCAGGAGGCCGCGCCGCACCCGATGTATCTGGTGGCCGAATACTGGACCTTCGAACTCGAGCGACTCCAGCAATATATTCATCAGGTCGATGGTAAAACCATGCTGTTTGACGCGCCGCTGCTGCTGAACTTCCACCATGCGTCGAAGCAGGGCAAAGACTACGACCTGACCAAAATTTTCGACAACACGCTGGTGCAGGCAGACCCGTGGCACGCCGTGACCATTGTCGCCAACCACGATACCCAGCCGCTGCAATCGCTGGAAATTCCGGTCGAGCCGTGGTTCAAGCCGCTGGCCTATGCGCTGATTCTGCTGCGCGAGCAGGGCGTGCCCGCCGTATTCTATCCTGACCTGTTCAGCGCCAGCTACGAAGACAGCGGCGACGACGGCCAGACGCATCAAATCGATCTTCCAGCCGTTGATGTATTACCTACGCTTATCAAAGCCCGTCAGGATTATGCCTGGGGTATTCAAACCGATTATCTGGATGATGCCAACTGTATCGCCTTTGTGCGCAGTGGCACGGCCGAAAAACCGGGCTGCGTGGTGGTGATGTCCAACGGCGACGAGGGATTCAAGGACATCATTCTCGGCGACAGCTTTGCCGGCAGTCAGTGGAAGGACATCACCGGCAATGCGGATTATCAGGTCGAATGCAATCAGGAAGGCAGTGGGCATTTTGGCTGCAAGGCGGGCAGCGTTAGCGTCTGGATTAAGGAGTAA
- a CDS encoding L,D-transpeptidase family protein, giving the protein MKMSIRAILTLVLAVAAYSQAAFAVVYPLPAKNGRLVGENITVVVPQDNKLPLEHFAAQYQMGLSNMLEANPGVDTYLPTSGTVLTIPQQLILPDTPHEGLVINSAEMRIYYYPKGTNTVVVLPIGIGELGKDTPLNWVTSVQRKKAGPTWTPTAKMHEEYAAEGKWLPATFPAGPDNPMGLYALYVGRLYAVHGTNANFGIGLRVSHGCVRLRDADIKWLFENVPVGTRVQFINEPVKTTVEPNGARYVEVHNPLSANQEEFDSQQPLPITLAGGNATLMADPSVNQQVLDKAIELRSGMPTQVN; this is encoded by the coding sequence ATGAAAATGAGCATTCGCGCGATCTTAACATTGGTGTTGGCTGTTGCTGCGTATAGCCAGGCGGCATTCGCCGTCGTCTATCCGTTGCCGGCAAAAAACGGTCGTCTGGTGGGTGAAAACATCACCGTCGTCGTTCCACAAGATAACAAACTGCCGCTCGAGCATTTTGCTGCCCAGTACCAGATGGGCCTGTCAAACATGCTGGAAGCCAATCCGGGTGTTGATACCTACCTGCCGACCTCCGGCACCGTGCTGACCATTCCCCAGCAGCTTATCCTGCCGGACACGCCTCACGAAGGTCTGGTTATCAACAGCGCCGAGATGCGTATTTACTACTATCCGAAAGGCACCAACACGGTCGTCGTGCTGCCTATCGGCATCGGCGAACTGGGCAAAGACACCCCGCTGAACTGGGTTACCTCGGTACAGCGCAAGAAAGCGGGTCCAACCTGGACGCCAACCGCCAAGATGCATGAAGAGTACGCCGCCGAAGGCAAATGGCTGCCGGCGACCTTCCCGGCCGGTCCTGACAACCCGATGGGTCTTTATGCCCTGTATGTGGGTCGTCTGTACGCGGTACACGGCACCAACGCCAACTTTGGCATCGGTCTTCGTGTGAGCCACGGCTGTGTGCGTCTGCGTGATGCCGACATCAAATGGCTGTTCGAAAACGTGCCGGTCGGCACCCGCGTCCAGTTCATCAACGAGCCGGTGAAAACGACCGTGGAGCCAAACGGCGCGCGCTATGTCGAAGTGCACAACCCGCTGTCGGCCAACCAGGAAGAGTTCGACTCCCAGCAGCCGCTGCCTATTACCCTTGCCGGTGGCAATGCCACGCTGATGGCTGACCCGAGCGTCAACCAGCAAGTGCTCGACAAGGCTATCGAACTGCGCTCAGGTATGCCAACGCAGGTCAATTAA
- a CDS encoding pyridoxal phosphate-dependent aminotransferase — protein sequence MPQLSANALAIPASGIRRIYELASELDDVIQLSVGEPERPVAEHILQAGADAWLADVTHYTPNSGMALLRAAIATKLVRDNGYQVDDSRIHVTAGGSQALHMAMSLTLSAGDEILIPDPGYATFSMIPTLLGAVPVAYHLKAEDEFQPSIANLEACVTPHTKVLLINSPSNPLGVVYSAEKIAELLAFAARHDLWVISDEVYEYFTSTRAFTSVAALDTDDRVFSIYSVSKTYGLTGARVGYLVTPPGVAAPFRAAQEATVSCVNAPAQLAVLAALEGPQDAVHQAREHYGNNIEAACAVLDKLGLHYQRPQGAFYIWIDVSHASEGDVAAWAEHFLITQRVAVAPGVAFGPAGEGWIRVCAAGRTEALLTALSRLPSPRNI from the coding sequence ATGCCGCAACTTTCTGCCAACGCACTGGCAATCCCTGCCTCCGGCATTCGTCGTATCTATGAACTGGCATCCGAACTCGATGATGTCATCCAGCTCAGTGTGGGCGAGCCGGAAAGACCCGTGGCCGAACATATTCTGCAGGCCGGGGCCGACGCCTGGCTCGCCGATGTTACTCACTACACGCCAAACAGCGGCATGGCGTTGCTGCGGGCGGCGATTGCCACCAAGCTTGTGCGCGATAACGGGTATCAGGTGGATGACTCGCGTATCCACGTTACGGCAGGCGGTTCGCAGGCGCTGCACATGGCGATGTCCCTGACGTTAAGCGCGGGCGACGAGATTTTGATCCCCGATCCGGGCTATGCCACCTTTTCGATGATCCCGACGCTGCTCGGCGCGGTGCCGGTGGCCTATCACCTCAAGGCCGAAGACGAGTTCCAGCCGTCAATCGCCAACCTCGAGGCCTGCGTCACCCCGCACACCAAAGTATTACTGATTAACAGCCCGTCGAATCCGCTTGGCGTGGTGTACAGCGCCGAGAAAATTGCCGAGCTGCTAGCCTTCGCCGCGCGCCACGACCTGTGGGTCATCAGCGACGAAGTCTATGAATATTTTACCTCGACGCGCGCCTTTACGAGCGTTGCGGCGCTGGATACCGATGACCGCGTGTTCAGCATCTATTCCGTGTCCAAAACCTACGGCCTGACCGGTGCGCGCGTAGGTTATCTGGTCACTCCGCCCGGCGTCGCCGCGCCGTTTCGCGCCGCTCAGGAGGCGACCGTCAGCTGCGTCAATGCGCCCGCGCAGCTTGCCGTGCTGGCGGCTCTGGAAGGTCCCCAGGATGCCGTGCACCAGGCGCGCGAACACTACGGCAACAATATCGAGGCCGCCTGCGCGGTGCTCGACAAGCTGGGCCTGCACTATCAGCGACCGCAGGGCGCGTTCTATATCTGGATTGATGTTTCGCATGCAAGCGAAGGCGACGTCGCCGCCTGGGCCGAGCATTTCCTGATAACCCAGCGGGTTGCCGTCGCGCCGGGCGTGGCCTTTGGGCCTGCGGGAGAAGGCTGGATCCGCGTCTGTGCCGCAGGCAGGACCGAAGCCCTTCTCACCGCCCTGTCTCGCCTGCCTTCACCCCGCAATATTTAA
- a CDS encoding TetR/AcrR family transcriptional regulator C-terminal domain-containing protein, whose translation MLGVLVKDNKAIKIYRCVLGEAGNSNIGELFRAAGPKESMEKLADLMTRAMQAGELAQSEAMLRAEQFTALLKAEANVMLLQREPVPCSDEQVKSMVARGVKLFCMAQCQHR comes from the coding sequence ATGCTCGGCGTGCTGGTTAAGGATAACAAGGCGATTAAAATTTATCGCTGTGTGCTGGGCGAGGCGGGGAATTCCAATATCGGCGAACTGTTTCGCGCTGCGGGTCCGAAGGAGAGTATGGAGAAGCTGGCGGATTTGATGACACGGGCCATGCAGGCGGGCGAACTGGCGCAATCTGAAGCCATGTTGCGCGCCGAGCAGTTTACTGCGCTACTGAAGGCAGAAGCCAACGTCATGTTATTACAGCGTGAACCGGTTCCATGCTCTGATGAGCAAGTGAAATCCATGGTCGCGCGAGGCGTTAAACTTTTTTGTATGGCGCAGTGCCAACATCGATGA
- a CDS encoding TetR/AcrR family transcriptional regulator: MRTLTEARRQAIIDTATELFQEMGYERTSMNEVARRMGGSKATLYNYFASKEALFEKVVRTYSTHLLTAAADELSSYGNGDVTFEQKLTRFGEPDARRAG; the protein is encoded by the coding sequence ATGAGAACACTGACGGAAGCACGAAGGCAGGCCATTATCGATACTGCGACGGAGCTTTTTCAGGAAATGGGTTACGAAAGAACCTCAATGAATGAAGTAGCAAGAAGGATGGGGGGATCCAAGGCAACGCTTTACAACTATTTTGCTTCCAAAGAGGCATTGTTTGAAAAAGTGGTGCGCACGTACAGCACGCACCTGCTGACCGCCGCCGCCGATGAACTTTCGTCCTATGGCAATGGCGATGTGACGTTCGAGCAGAAGCTCACGCGATTTGGCGAACCGGATGCTCGGCGTGCTGGTTAA
- a CDS encoding tautomerase family protein: MPLLQFDLIQGRTAEEVQTLLDVAHEVVLQAFNVPPRDRYQIVHENPANFMVFQDTGLGFERSNKLVVVRVFTSPRSEEQKTLFMKLLAEQWAKHCDIDGRDLFISFITNSKGDWSFGFGEAQYLTGAL; encoded by the coding sequence ATGCCACTACTTCAATTCGATTTAATCCAGGGCCGCACGGCCGAAGAAGTCCAAACCTTGCTGGACGTTGCCCATGAGGTTGTGCTTCAGGCGTTTAACGTGCCGCCGCGCGATCGTTATCAGATTGTTCACGAAAATCCTGCCAACTTCATGGTATTTCAAGACACGGGACTGGGTTTTGAGCGCTCGAACAAGCTGGTGGTGGTGAGAGTCTTTACCAGTCCGCGCAGCGAGGAGCAAAAGACCCTGTTTATGAAACTGCTGGCAGAGCAATGGGCAAAACATTGCGATATCGATGGCCGTGATCTGTTTATCTCCTTTATTACCAACAGCAAGGGTGACTGGAGTTTCGGCTTTGGCGAGGCGCAGTACCTCACGGGTGCCCTCTAG
- a CDS encoding SDR family NAD(P)-dependent oxidoreductase, which produces MKTHYQPAPAFSQDASPLTAQNQPLKGKTALVSYGGHGAGKTQALFLAAQGAAVIVADNDLNQAEQTAEDIRHAGGRAIAVAVDINEPAQAAMLVKYSPGIFGGLDILVNCTGEVYTLNDNLPHSGNSLQSLLTDNINAATSARKLSISDE; this is translated from the coding sequence ATGAAAACGCATTATCAACCTGCCCCGGCATTTTCGCAGGACGCGTCGCCTCTTACGGCACAGAATCAGCCGTTAAAAGGAAAAACCGCGCTGGTAAGTTACGGTGGCCACGGAGCAGGCAAAACTCAGGCGCTCTTTCTTGCGGCGCAAGGGGCGGCGGTGATTGTGGCCGACAACGACCTCAATCAGGCAGAACAAACGGCCGAAGATATTCGACATGCGGGCGGGCGCGCGATTGCGGTTGCCGTAGATATCAACGAGCCTGCGCAGGCCGCCATGCTGGTAAAATATTCTCCCGGAATATTTGGCGGGCTCGATATTCTGGTCAACTGTACAGGCGAAGTTTATACCTTGAACGATAATCTGCCCCACTCTGGAAATAGCCTGCAAAGCTTGCTTACCGACAATATCAATGCAGCCACATCGGCGCGTAAGCTCTCTATTTCGGACGAATAA
- a CDS encoding NtaA/DmoA family FMN-dependent monooxygenase (This protein belongs to a clade of FMN-dependent monooxygenases, within a broader family of flavin-dependent oxidoreductases, the luciferase-like monooxygenase (LMM) family, some of whose members use coenzyme F420 rather than FMN.) produces the protein MTNQTRRRLKTLVGAGSVVYASNDTRPQTGIERAAELAKIAEKERITGLFTADLLQADPDGLAGSTGSQDPIVALAALSQLTSHIGLIATVSTTYHHPYNLARLIGTLDHVSGGRAGWNAVTSSVGEENFGDHGLPNPAARYARATEFIEVINALFDANDSGAVRRAASGSVSIDPRKLHAIDHRGEFFQVRGPLNVPPPPQGRPVQFQAGQSDEGLILGAKYAEVIYTSQPTLNDALSFVERVHQHANAYGRHDNKPLIMNSFHSVIGESATDVSRRLREKHERIDYQQGRLKVADMLGGEIDLRDFALDQPIPPKFLPEVGLINRRRGRADIFKRFALQGLTLRELIIQAQETGHWYVAGTPETLADAIEERFNAGVLDVISLHGLGQPDQQDLLLNGLLPELRKRQLIDEEYLGEDFRANLQLSPIKKASLVF, from the coding sequence TTGACCAATCAAACTCGCAGGCGGTTAAAGACGCTGGTAGGCGCAGGGAGCGTAGTTTATGCCTCGAACGATACCCGACCGCAGACCGGTATCGAACGCGCCGCCGAACTGGCGAAAATAGCCGAAAAAGAGCGCATTACCGGTTTATTCACCGCCGATCTGCTGCAGGCCGATCCCGACGGTCTGGCGGGCAGCACGGGCAGTCAGGATCCAATTGTGGCGCTTGCGGCATTGAGCCAGCTCACCTCGCATATCGGGCTTATCGCCACGGTGTCGACCACCTATCATCACCCGTACAATCTGGCGCGGTTGATTGGCACGCTGGACCACGTCAGCGGCGGTCGAGCCGGATGGAACGCGGTGACCTCGTCGGTGGGCGAAGAGAATTTCGGCGACCACGGCTTGCCGAATCCGGCCGCGCGCTACGCCCGTGCCACCGAATTTATCGAAGTCATCAATGCGCTGTTCGACGCCAACGACTCGGGTGCCGTGCGCCGTGCCGCCAGCGGGTCCGTCAGTATCGATCCACGTAAATTGCATGCGATTGACCATCGCGGGGAGTTTTTTCAGGTCAGGGGACCGCTAAACGTACCGCCGCCGCCGCAGGGTCGTCCGGTGCAGTTTCAGGCGGGGCAATCCGACGAAGGGCTGATTCTCGGCGCGAAGTATGCAGAAGTCATTTATACCTCGCAGCCTACGCTCAACGATGCCCTCTCTTTTGTCGAGCGGGTGCACCAGCATGCCAATGCCTATGGCCGACACGACAACAAGCCGCTTATCATGAACTCGTTCCATTCGGTGATTGGCGAGAGCGCCACCGATGTGTCGCGCAGGCTGCGGGAAAAACATGAACGCATCGACTATCAGCAGGGCCGACTCAAGGTCGCCGACATGCTGGGCGGCGAGATTGATCTGCGTGATTTTGCCCTCGACCAGCCTATTCCGCCAAAATTCCTGCCGGAAGTCGGACTGATCAATCGCCGTCGTGGTAGAGCAGACATCTTCAAGCGCTTCGCGTTGCAGGGGCTGACGCTACGTGAATTAATTATTCAGGCGCAGGAAACGGGGCACTGGTATGTGGCGGGCACGCCGGAAACACTGGCCGATGCGATTGAAGAGCGTTTCAACGCGGGCGTTCTGGACGTGATTTCGCTGCATGGTCTGGGCCAGCCCGATCAGCAGGATTTACTGCTGAACGGACTGCTGCCTGAACTGCGTAAAAGGCAATTAATCGACGAAGAATATCTCGGAGAAGATTTTCGCGCCAATCTGCAATTATCGCCGATTAAAAAAGCCAGTTTAGTGTTTTAA
- a CDS encoding TIGR04028 family ABC transporter substrate-binding protein: protein MGKIRRVGAVALGLSFALSAGSASAEAAGDTPVKGGTLIYLEQQAHTNLYPPAGGFYPNGGILNQITDKLTYQNPQTLKIEPWIAESWTTNADKTQYTFTLRPNITFSDGTPLDANAVAKNFDTYGLGDKAHHLPISEVINNYDHSEVIDPLTVRFYFKKPSPGFLQGTATIGSGLVSLSTLARNFDALGDARHIIGSGPFVVSGETLGREVDLTARKDYNWGPKNLKQQGRANLDAIKVIVTGEDSVRIGALLAGQADFIRQVQAYDEKQAEEKKFPIYAPSTRGVNDGISFRPENPLVADLKVRQALLHGVNAQQIVSTLFSPNYPQATSVIAASAAGYVNLSDKLKYDPALSKKLLDEAGWKPGPNGIRQKDGKPLALTIYESLPQPQNKEVLQLVAQQWNALGVKLTILAGDAGSKVADSLDPFKTPVNVVEVGRADPDVIKSEFYPTNRDALLQAGGLSSKTKTFKDDKLNALLVDISAEVDPQKRLTLAGEAQRYILDQAYDIPIFEEPQVFAGAPYLHDEAFEAVGRPSFYSAWLAKH, encoded by the coding sequence ATGGGTAAAATTCGCCGAGTTGGCGCCGTGGCGCTGGGGCTGTCTTTCGCCCTGTCAGCAGGGAGTGCGTCCGCAGAGGCCGCAGGGGATACGCCGGTCAAGGGCGGTACGCTGATATATCTCGAGCAGCAGGCACACACCAATCTCTATCCGCCTGCCGGTGGTTTTTACCCCAACGGCGGCATTCTTAATCAGATTACCGACAAGCTGACCTATCAAAATCCGCAGACGCTTAAGATAGAACCGTGGATTGCCGAGTCGTGGACCACCAACGCCGACAAGACGCAATACACCTTCACACTTCGCCCGAATATCACGTTCTCCGACGGCACCCCGCTCGACGCCAATGCCGTCGCGAAAAACTTCGACACCTACGGCCTTGGCGACAAAGCCCATCACCTGCCGATTTCCGAAGTCATCAACAATTACGATCACAGCGAAGTCATCGATCCGCTCACGGTGAGGTTCTATTTCAAAAAGCCTTCTCCGGGCTTCCTGCAAGGCACCGCCACCATTGGTTCGGGGCTTGTTTCACTCTCGACGCTTGCGCGTAATTTCGATGCGCTCGGCGATGCGCGTCACATCATTGGTTCGGGGCCGTTTGTGGTCAGTGGCGAAACCCTGGGTCGTGAAGTCGACCTGACGGCGCGCAAGGACTACAACTGGGGACCCAAAAACCTGAAACAGCAGGGTCGCGCCAACCTCGATGCCATCAAGGTTATCGTTACCGGCGAAGACAGCGTGCGTATCGGCGCGTTGCTGGCCGGTCAGGCCGACTTTATTCGCCAGGTTCAGGCGTACGACGAAAAGCAGGCCGAAGAGAAGAAATTCCCGATTTATGCGCCTTCAACCCGTGGAGTAAACGACGGCATCTCCTTCCGCCCCGAGAATCCGCTGGTCGCCGACCTCAAGGTGCGTCAGGCGCTGCTGCACGGCGTCAATGCCCAGCAAATTGTCAGCACGCTATTCTCGCCAAACTATCCGCAGGCGACGTCGGTGATTGCCGCCTCGGCGGCGGGTTACGTCAATCTGAGCGACAAGCTGAAGTACGATCCTGCGCTGTCGAAAAAGCTGCTCGACGAGGCAGGCTGGAAGCCGGGTCCGAACGGCATTCGCCAGAAAGACGGCAAGCCGCTGGCGCTGACTATCTATGAATCCCTGCCGCAGCCGCAAAACAAAGAGGTCCTGCAACTGGTCGCGCAGCAGTGGAACGCATTGGGCGTCAAGCTGACGATACTGGCGGGCGATGCGGGCAGCAAAGTGGCAGATAGCCTCGACCCATTCAAGACCCCGGTCAATGTGGTGGAAGTGGGCCGCGCCGACCCGGATGTCATCAAAAGCGAATTTTATCCGACCAACCGCGATGCGCTGCTGCAAGCAGGCGGCCTGAGCAGTAAAACCAAAACCTTCAAGGACGACAAGTTGAATGCGTTACTGGTGGATATCTCGGCCGAAGTCGACCCGCAAAAGCGCCTGACACTCGCCGGTGAGGCGCAGCGCTATATTCTGGACCAAGCCTACGATATTCCGATTTTCGAAGAGCCACAGGTCTTTGCCGGTGCGCCCTATCTGCATGACGAGGCCTTCGAAGCGGTCGGCCGTCCGAGTTTCTACAGCGCGTGGCTGGCTAAACATTAA